The genomic DNA TACAGAATATTTTATGGTAATGAAAAActtacaattataaaataatactagaaAGTGGGTCAAAGTGGTTGAAACTGGCCTACAACATATCCATTAgatcaatttaaaatatggCCTTGTACATACAGTTAGATGGGCTAAATTTTCGTGGGTCTAAGAGGCAGGTAGCATCTTGGTTTAAAAAGCCTTGTAATAAGGCCACCTGTGTAGTAAAAAGCTAAAAAACGAGTGTtagattagattcaaattgagctagttttaagtttgattttcatCTCCATTTAAAAGGTCAAACTCAGCAGTCATGgttaaagtttaaacttgagttgTTAGAATCGATTTAACCAATGTGAAAGAgttgaaaacttaaaatttgattaagttATAAGTTTTTAGTTATAGTAAATAAAGAAAGTTGTTGGAGTATATTTTTCTAATGTAAAACTCTTGCACTTCATATAGTTAAATACAAGAGTTGAAGTGTCAACCGTTTCGCATTAACAAAATATGCTTCTACAAATTCATTCTCTCATTGTAAATAAagattcaagttttaattttttcgaATAGgtgaaaatgattttaatttaacaactcAAACTACACATTctacatatataattagatactttaataatgtatcatcatataattgaatgattttgaattaaaaataaaatatcaccgatcacataataacatatcatcaatatacctaattatatattcaaaagtttatGCATGtagtattattctttttctcatagTTTTGAGGGTGGGATTGAAGTGTACAAAAGAAGTCATAATCAGTCCATATGATGggcaataatttaattacaagaACATAATCAATCCATATTTGCTATGTCTCAATTCATAATCAATCCATATAAATAATTCCAAACTACCCAGAAGCTCTCCATCAAAAGTTGAACTACACCACAAATCTTCCACTAATTTACGCTTCAAGTGAGCTTCTACAAAACTGAATGGCAAGACcttaatagattaaataaatagagGTGGTCTTCATAGTTCTCaacttaataaattattgaCAGAATATCCAAGAAGCAATCAAGCTACAGTTGCTTTAGTTGCATCCCCGTAATCTCCATAGATGTCTTCTCCATAACTTGTAGATTTCTTTCTGAAGTATCTGTAATAAATGTACTGCAGAATGATCTGTACAATTCGTTAAGGTTATGTAAAACCAGTAAAAACCATAATAATGACTTTAtttggttaataaaattttagaacgGTAGGATACAAATAAGTCCAACGCCACACAGACAATGGCATCCAGCAACCATGGCAGATTGGCTTTTATATTTTCCCATTTAGTGTTTCTCACAAGAATACTGTATTAACAGTAAAGATCCATGGTTAACATTAATTCAGGATATGATAATGATTAACAGAAAAAAGTTGAGAGAGATAGACAGCAGAACCTTAAAACGTAAGTGACATTGGCCACCAGTGCAAATAAGAACATGAGAGGATTCAAGCCCTATAACAAGGTTTTGATTTATTTCAGTTAATCTTTCAAGTTTTTTGTTAAGTAATGAATTGAATACTGGATAGATTATGAAGTTAAGGCATCACCTCCACACTCCCCCTTTTAATCTGGTAAATGGAAATGATAAAATGTGGATTTAATTAGTAATGTGACAAGATTAATAATGTATGAGAAtaaggaagaaatgaaaattgTAAAGTTGAGTGGGCACTTCACACTGACATTCAGCCATATTTGAGGCAGTCGACCGCCCATGTATATGGCAGCCATCAGCCATCCCAGCCACTGTCCAAAGACACTGTGCTCCATACTACTTCCATTCAAGACTCTTCTTGAGTTAAACCCCGTGATTGTTTCTGTCAAGGCCTTGCCTTGCGTCGGGAGATAAAGGGATGCAGCAAGAAATGTTCCATATCCAGCCTGAAAATATATCATCTCATCTCtggtaaaagaaaatgaagtagaaaggcaaataaattcacaaaaaaaaaaaaaagactgacTGATCTTGGAATGGGCCTGGGCTGGCTAACAGAGGGAGTCTTATATGAATCCATGTAGGCTTCATCATCAGATGATGAATCGTCGCCAAGACCCAAAGCTGAAGGCCCACTTTGGGCTACTCTCAGATAATTTCGAAAGGGCGGAGTACCACTGCTAGCCAAAGATCTAGCAGATCTGAAAAAAGGttgatataattgatatttagaACACAGTTCAAACAATAAACATTACAAACGTCTGAGGAGATAATAATTTGGTATTGCATACGTGTAGTAATACTCTCTTCGAGAAGATGCTTTTATTTCAGCCCTGGGAATGGGGATGCCTGTGTCAGCTGACTTGGGTTTTAAAGGCTCTTTCTCATCTTTATCCTACAGTAAATATACAAATTGACAGAACCCAGAAAATCTTTCTTTGTAAGTAATTCTTATCTAAGATAAACAAATTAGTAAAGTAGATATTTAGATGTTGAGAGAAAGCACCCCTTGTTTAGCTTTGATCTGTCTGGATTTCCAGCTTTTGTAAATGTGATCGTAGTACACGCCTTGCAGCACCAACACTATAGTACTTATCGTGTAGAGCTGTGAGAAGAAATCAAGGAAATCAGTACAGTTTTGAAACCTTACAGTATTTAGGTATCAAATTGTCAAAAGgctcttaattttattattctttgtgATGTGACTTTATCCCATGGAATTAACATGTAATATATTAAGTTTCTAAtggattattattatcaaaaagtAGGTGCACATTTAAGTAACTTTAATCACAAAGaatcttaaattcatttaaGCAATAATTGTTGACATAAACTGGGTCATCAGAAGCATATAGTGATAGACAAGTCAGAAGCCAACTTGGTCgaacttatttgtatattctCTCAATCCGATGTGCACaagaattataaaaagaaagtgCGGCATTACCAGAGCTGTGTAGTACTGCGTTGGCAACTGCACCAAGAGCATAAAACAGAAATATATCAGACAAAAGACTTTATGAAAAGTTAATCTAGATTATTAGTTTAATGAAAGGAAAGTTAATCTAGACTTTATGAACGTCTAGTGAAACATGTCAGAGCCATCCAGTGTGAGGTTTTTGTCTCATTACCAGACGACTGGACCACAAAAAAGGCATCTAAATTTAGGAGTTGAGCTCTGCCTCACACTCACCGTTGCCGGCTCAAGAAGGCAACCCACCAGATTAAAAACATCTCTGCATATCACGATAGACAGATAAACTGTTAAAATGAGTAGATGTTTGAAGTTTGTTTATGTGCTTGCGTGTGGAGCAGATAAAAGAACCAAGTACAAACCCGGCAACCCAAGTAAGGAGAAACATTAAAGAAACTCCATGGCTAGACTTTGTGCGGAAGTTAGTGATGATTTGAGGGATCTCTGCAACTCCCCAACAGACTAGACTAATAATCCCAAAGCCGAAAGAGAACTCATCCTTGAGATTGCAGAGGCAGTCTTTGAAATACTTCTCAACCCAACGCACACAAGGCTTCTTCTCTTTAGCACAATAAGCAAAAGACATAGCTATCtgtctatctctctctctcttttctggGAGTGAGTGTAGTTTTGTGGAAAATGTTTTAGAAAGAAGAGATGGATAGGTTTGCGTTACAGTGGTGCATCCTTATTTGTACGAATACATAGGTCTGTTTTGTGTTGTCATTTTAGTTTCGTGGGGCCACAATGTAAAAACTTGGGCTTGCTAGTACTATCTTGTCGTGGGCATATTCTTGCTTTGCTTCAGATGCCATTAATGATTTTTCATGTCACCTTGTGGGTAAATACGAGACTCAGATACCTTGAATAATGTGGTGCGCATAATCCTGTGGATCTATCCTTTCTGTTGCTAATATGGCAAACGTTATCAAGCCTATGGTCCAAATTT from Mangifera indica cultivar Alphonso chromosome 16, CATAS_Mindica_2.1, whole genome shotgun sequence includes the following:
- the LOC123198571 gene encoding lysosomal amino acid transporter 1 homolog; translated protein: MSFAYCAKEKKPCVRWVEKYFKDCLCNLKDEFSFGFGIISLVCWGVAEIPQIITNFRTKSSHGVSLMFLLTWVAGDVFNLVGCLLEPATLPTQYYTALLYTISTIVLVLQGVYYDHIYKSWKSRQIKAKQGDKDEKEPLKPKSADTGIPIPRAEIKASSRREYYYTSARSLASSGTPPFRNYLRVAQSGPSALGLGDDSSSDDEAYMDSYKTPSVSQPRPIPRSAGYGTFLAASLYLPTQGKALTETITGFNSRRVLNGSSMEHSVFGQWLGWLMAAIYMGGRLPQIWLNIKRGSVEGLNPLMFLFALVANVTYVLSILVRNTKWENIKANLPWLLDAIVCVALDLFIILQYIYYRYFRKKSTSYGEDIYGDYGDATKATVA